The proteins below come from a single Podarcis muralis chromosome 8, rPodMur119.hap1.1, whole genome shotgun sequence genomic window:
- the SCX gene encoding basic helix-loop-helix transcription factor scleraxis isoform X2, translating into MSSFAMLRSAPSRFLYPDISMLSEDEEDGSESSGSEDKPYHLDAGGYGLKSSKRRSKKANRINREPRQRHTANARERDRTNSVNTAFTALRTLIPTEPADRKLSKIETLRLASSYISHLGNVLLVGDACGDGQPCHTTPAFFHHSSGSSSSSPPMRESENSQPKQICTFCLSNQRKMSKDRDRKSAIRS; encoded by the exons ATGTCCTCCTTTGCCATGCTGCGCTCGGCCCCCAGCCGCTTCCTCTACCCGGACATCAGCATGCTCTCGGAGGACGAGGAGGATGGGAGCGAGAGCTCGGGGTCCGAGGACAAGCCCTACCACCTGGACGCCGGCGGGTACGGACTCAAGAGCAGCAAGCGCCGCAGCAAGAAGGCAAACCGGATCAACAGGGAGCCCCGGCAGCGCCACACGGCCAACGCGCGGGAGCGGGACCGCACCAACAGCGTCAACACGGCCTTCACCGCCCTGAGGACACTCATCCCCACCGAGCCGGCCGACAGGAAGCTCTCCAAGATCGAGACGCTCCGCCTGGCCTCCAGCTACATCTCACACCTGGGCAACGTCCTCCTGGTGGGGGACGCGTGCGGAGATGGGCAGCCGTGCCACACCACGCCAGCCTTCTTCCAccacagcagcggcagcagcagcagcagtcccccCATGAGGGAGAGCGAAAACTCCCAGCCCAAACAGATCTGCACTTTCTGCCTCAGCAACCAGAGGAAGATG AGTAAAGACCGAGACAGGAAGTCGGCGATTCGGAGTTAA
- the SCX gene encoding basic helix-loop-helix transcription factor scleraxis isoform X1 yields MSSFAMLRSAPSRFLYPDISMLSEDEEDGSESSGSEDKPYHLDAGGYGLKSSKRRSKKANRINREPRQRHTANARERDRTNSVNTAFTALRTLIPTEPADRKLSKIETLRLASSYISHLGNVLLVGDACGDGQPCHTTPAFFHHSSGSSSSSPPMRESENSQPKQICTFCLSNQRKMSCCLWAEIVERRLCL; encoded by the exons ATGTCCTCCTTTGCCATGCTGCGCTCGGCCCCCAGCCGCTTCCTCTACCCGGACATCAGCATGCTCTCGGAGGACGAGGAGGATGGGAGCGAGAGCTCGGGGTCCGAGGACAAGCCCTACCACCTGGACGCCGGCGGGTACGGACTCAAGAGCAGCAAGCGCCGCAGCAAGAAGGCAAACCGGATCAACAGGGAGCCCCGGCAGCGCCACACGGCCAACGCGCGGGAGCGGGACCGCACCAACAGCGTCAACACGGCCTTCACCGCCCTGAGGACACTCATCCCCACCGAGCCGGCCGACAGGAAGCTCTCCAAGATCGAGACGCTCCGCCTGGCCTCCAGCTACATCTCACACCTGGGCAACGTCCTCCTGGTGGGGGACGCGTGCGGAGATGGGCAGCCGTGCCACACCACGCCAGCCTTCTTCCAccacagcagcggcagcagcagcagcagtcccccCATGAGGGAGAGCGAAAACTCCCAGCCCAAACAGATCTGCACTTTCTGCCTCAGCAACCAGAGGAAGATG AGTTGCTGTCTTTGGGCTGAAATTGTTGAGAGAAGATTGTGCCTCTGA